GCGCGGAACTTCAGCGGCGCCTCCAGGAAGGAGATCGCCAGCACCATCCCGAGCCAGACGAAGGTGACCGCGGTCGCGGTGGCGGCCGACGTGGTGTTCATCGGGACTTGCCTCTCTCCGCCGGCCGGTGCGGCGGGGTGGAGCCGGGGTGGGCGGTGCCCCGGGCGGTACGGCACGGTCGCCGCGTGGCGGCGCGGGTGACCCGGCCGGCGGGACGGGGGCTGCGGCCGCTGGACCCGGGGCGGGCGGCCCGGGCGGCGCGGCCCCCTCCGCAGACCCACGCCCGATCACCCCTCCCACCTGGGTGTATTTTGCACGGCTCCGATGTGTAGTAATGGTAGGGCGGGCAAAGAAAGCCGAGGACCGAGGGGCACGCATGACGCCGTCTTCCGTGATCGACACCGGGCCGGACGGGCCCGCCGGGCCGGCTCCGCGCGTCCTGTGCGACACCCGGGCGCTGGCCGAGGCACCACCCGTCCCGGCCGGGGTGCTGTGGAAACTGGCCGAGGGCGGACGCCAGCTCGACGCCAACGTCGTCCGGCTCGCCCCGGGCGCCCGCGTCGCCACCCACACCGAGCCGGAGCTGGACGTCCTGCTGCTGGTCGTCTCCGGTGACGGCGTCCTCGGCAAGGGCGTCGAGGACGCGCCCGAGCCGGTCGCCGAGGGCGCCCTGCTCTGGCTGCCGCACGGCTCCACGCGCAGCGTCACCGCCGGTCGGCGGGGCCTGTCCTACCTGACCGTGCACCGCCGCCGTCCGGGTCTGCGGATCCAGCCGCGCCCCGGGACCGCGCCGGTGTGACCGGTGGTCCCGGGGCGCTCGTCGCGCGCCGGGACGGCACCACTAGGGTGCCCGCGTGAGCACGCTTGCCGATGAGAACGTCCCGGGCCGCCACGGCCCCCACGCCACCACCGAGGCCGACCCGCGCGAGGTCGGCCGGGTGTGCACCGAGTACTCCCCCGCCCACGACGGCGACCCCGATCCGGGCGAGATCGTGTGGACCTGGGTGCCGTTCGAGGAGAACGACGGCCGGGGCAAGGACCGCCCCGTGCTGGTCGTCGCCCGGGAGGCGGCGGGCACCGTCCTCGCCGTGCGGCTGTCCAGCCGACGGCACGACGGCGACCGGGAGTGGGTGGCCATCGGCAGCGGGCCGTGGGACCGCTCGGGCCGTGACTCGTGGGTGGCCGTGGACCGGGTGCTGCGGCTGCACGAGGCGGGCATGCGCCGCGAGGCGTGCGCCCTGGACCGGATGCGGTTCGGCCTCGTCCGGCAGCGGCTGCACGAGCGCTACGGCTGGACCTGAGCCGCGCACGCCCGCGCGAGGCCCGGGCGCCGCTCCCGGCGCCCGGGAAACGCCCGTACGGACGCCCCCCGGTGACGTCCCGCCACCGTGACCGCTGCGGCCTCCCGGGCGGTGCCCCGCGGGCGCACGTTCACGGCGCCACCCCCGCGGGCGCCGTGGACGCGGCCCGTGCGGCCCGCCCCGTCGTGCTCATGCACGCATCCTGGGTGATGCTGGGAGGCGGTGCAACGCAGTTTCCGGGGCCCGCGGCCACCCCGGAACGCGCACGCACACGGAGACGGCCGGTCCGGAACGTTCCACGGGGCCCCCTTGTGCGAACGGGTACGAGGGTCTTGGGTGGGGCGGGTGTCCGTCCGGCTCACCCGGAGCCGGGTCGGCGGCATGGTGGAATCTCAGGAGGATCCCGACATGTCCGACTCAATGACCGACGGCGGCGGCTGTACGCGGCGCCGCGCCGCCGTCACCGAAGCCGAGGTCGAGGCCCTGGTGAGGGGCATCTGCTTCAAGACCGGACCGCCCCGCAGGCTCGGTGTGGAAGTGGAGTGGCTCGTCCACGAGCTGCGGCAGCCGCAGCTCCCCGTGACACCCGGACGGCTCGAAGCGGCCTACGCCTCGCTGCGGACCGTTTCCCTGGGCTCGGCGCTCACCGTCGAACCCGGCGGCCAGCTGGAGCTCAGCTCGCCGCCCGCCGACTCCCTGATGGAGTGCGTACACACCGTCTCCGCCGACCTGGACGCCGTCCGCGCGGTCCTCGCCGGCGACGGCCTCGCGCTCGCCGGATTCGGCCACGACCCCTGGCACGTTCCCCGGCGCTTCCTGCGCGAACCCCGCTACGACGCCATGGAGGCCTGCCTCGACCGCACGGGCCCGGCCGGCCGGCACATGATGTGCGCCTCGGCCTCCGTCCAGGTGTGCCTGGACGCCGGGTACGAGGAGCCCGGCCCGCTCGGGCACGGGCGGCGCTGGTGGCTGGCGCACCACTTGGGCGCGGTCCTGGTGGCCGCGTTCGCGAACTCCCCGCTGGTCGGCCGGCGGCCCACGGGCTGGCGGTCCACCCGGCAGCTGCTGTGGGCGCGGATCGGCGCCGGCCGTGCCGGCGCCCCCCCGCCGGACGGGGAGCCGCGCGCGTCCTGGGTCCGGCACGTGCTGGACGCCCCGGTGATGTGCGTCCGCGGCAAGAACGCGCCGTGGGAGGTGCCCGACGGACTGACCTTCCGCGAGTGGACCCGCTCGCACTCCCCCCGGCCGCCCACCCGGGCGGACCTCGACTACCACCTGACCACCCTGTTCCCGCCGGTCCGGCCGCGCGGCCACCTGGAGCTGCGGATGATCGACGCGCAGCCCGGCGACGACGGCTGGATCGTGCCGCTCGCGGTGACGGCGGCGCTGTTCGACGATCCGCAGGCCGCCGAGACCGCCCACCGGGCGGTGCTCCCCCTGGCGGAGCGGGCCCTGCCCCGGCCCGCCCCGCACAACCCGCTGTGGACCGACGCGGCCCGGCACGGGCCGGCCGACCCCGGGCTGCGCGCGGCCGCCGTCGCCTGCTTCACGGCGGCGCTGGAGGCCCTGCCCCGGCTCGGCGCCACGACCGCGGTCACCGACGCCGTGGCCGCGTACCTGAACCGCTACGTCGCCCGGGGCCGCTGCCCGGCCGACGACCTGCTGGACCGCTCGCGCGCCGGTGACGGCCGCGCGCCCGGGAGGAAGGACATCCGCACATGACCGCTCCCGAGACCGGGGTGACGGCCACCGGCGCGGACACCGGGCCGCTGCGCGACCGGGTGCTCGCCTCGCTCACCACCGCCCGTGCCCGCACCACGCTGCTGACCGGCTGCGTCGACGGCCCCGACCTCACCGCCCAGCACTCGCCGCTGATGTCCCCGCTGGTGTGGGACCTGGCGCACATCGGCAACCAGGAGGAACTGTGGCTGCTGCGCGGGGTCGGCGGCCGGGAGGCGATGCGGCCCGGGATCGACAGCCTGTACGACGCCTTCGAGCACCCCCGGGCCGAGCGCCCCTCACTGCCGCTGCTGGCGCCCGACGAGGCCCGGCGGTACGCGGCCGAGGTGCGCGGGCGGGTGCTCGACCTGCTGGACGGCACGGACTTCCACGGCACCCGGCTGACCGAGGCCGGTTTCG
This is a stretch of genomic DNA from Streptomyces sp. TG1A-8. It encodes these proteins:
- a CDS encoding type II toxin-antitoxin system PemK/MazF family toxin, with the translated sequence MSTLADENVPGRHGPHATTEADPREVGRVCTEYSPAHDGDPDPGEIVWTWVPFEENDGRGKDRPVLVVAREAAGTVLAVRLSSRRHDGDREWVAIGSGPWDRSGRDSWVAVDRVLRLHEAGMRREACALDRMRFGLVRQRLHERYGWT
- the egtA gene encoding ergothioneine biosynthesis glutamate--cysteine ligase EgtA, with the translated sequence MSDSMTDGGGCTRRRAAVTEAEVEALVRGICFKTGPPRRLGVEVEWLVHELRQPQLPVTPGRLEAAYASLRTVSLGSALTVEPGGQLELSSPPADSLMECVHTVSADLDAVRAVLAGDGLALAGFGHDPWHVPRRFLREPRYDAMEACLDRTGPAGRHMMCASASVQVCLDAGYEEPGPLGHGRRWWLAHHLGAVLVAAFANSPLVGRRPTGWRSTRQLLWARIGAGRAGAPPPDGEPRASWVRHVLDAPVMCVRGKNAPWEVPDGLTFREWTRSHSPRPPTRADLDYHLTTLFPPVRPRGHLELRMIDAQPGDDGWIVPLAVTAALFDDPQAAETAHRAVLPLAERALPRPAPHNPLWTDAARHGPADPGLRAAAVACFTAALEALPRLGATTAVTDAVAAYLNRYVARGRCPADDLLDRSRAGDGRAPGRKDIRT